A stretch of DNA from Rhodothermaceae bacterium:
CTCAATAATCCCCAAAACGGGTACATTTACTTTCGAAAACATCACCAGTCCTTTTCTGGCATCCGCTAGGGCCACTTTTTGTGGCGTTGAAACAATGACGGCACCAGCCAAATTGACGGTCTGCACAATCGTAAGTTGGATATCCCCCGTACCCGGCGGCAAATCCAGCAGAAGAAAATCAAGGTCTCCCCACTCCGCATCGTTCAGGAACTGTCGAACAGCCCCAGAGACCATTGGACCACGCCAAATCACGGCTTCAGAATCATCCACTAATAACCCCATTGAAAGTACATGCACACCATGTTTGATGATCGGAACGATTTTTCGTTGATCATTGACACGCGGTTTCTCTCCCTCCAGCCCAAACATCACCGGAACACTTGGACCGTAGATATCTGTGTCTACCAGACCTGTCCGATAGCCTTCCGCTGCAAGAGCTACGGCGATATTTGTTGCTACAGTACTTTTGCCAACCCCTCCCTTACCTGAAGCAATGGCAATCATGTGCCGGGCTCCGAGCTTAAGTTGCTGTGCACGCCCCTTGGAGTAGGTTAATTCAATCTGGACTTCTACATCCTCCCCAAACTCAGACCGAATCACTTCTCTGCACTGTTGGACAACCGTTTTGGAAAATGTAGTCC
This window harbors:
- a CDS encoding Mrp/NBP35 family ATP-binding protein gives rise to the protein MNRKMIRRKAVYQVLSKIHDPERDSDIIRLGSVKDVVIDGRSIAFKLSISQPGTTFSKTVVQQCREVIRSEFGEDVEVQIELTYSKGRAQQLKLGARHMIAIASGKGGVGKSTVATNIAVALAAEGYRTGLVDTDIYGPSVPVMFGLEGEKPRVNDQRKIVPIIKHGVHVLSMGLLVDDSEAVIWRGPMVSGAVRQFLNDAEWGDLDFLLLDLPPGTGDIQLTIVQTVNLAGAVIVSTPQKVALADARKGLVMFSKVNVPVLGIIENMAWFTPADLPERKYYLFGDGGADRLATETGIPLLGKIPLEEPLRVSSDEGRPIVLSAPSSGSAQAFRSIAGRIVTSLAERETSPASPLIEYQ